The nucleotide window gcttttttttttttttttttttgcttttgcaGTTACAGGGAATCGAAAGTTAACTGAAGCCACGTTTTGGTAATATTGattttgttaaattttattttcttaatagaATTATGTGAGTAACACCAACTCAACTTTATGAAATGATATTCTGGGGGCATGTAATAATTCATCAAACGGATAGAAATTTTTATAACTTATTGGTATATATACCTAATAAAATCCTTATTTTCATATGTAGAAGAATAATTTAATCACTTGTTatgagaaaaaattaaaaaatgaagaGAATTGGAAGGGAAACGCAATGCTGAATGCTTCGAAGTCATGCACCCTTGTAGAATTAAACTCTACCTCAGTTAAGTCAGACACTGAAAATGTGATGCAGTGTAATCCTCAGGAGAGGCAGGACCCCACGTACGCCATGTTCTTATTATCATTACATGTACAATACACAGTTCTTTTAGATTCTGACTTTGCCTAAgccaaaaagaaaataaaaaatatttttacaaaaaaaACGTACAGGGGTTCCAATTTTTGCTTAAGAATAAATTCTTTGCATCGTAGAACCATCAACTACACCTTCTGATCAATCTGACTTCAGCTACACTAGTACTGCTACTTATTGGGTTCAGTTAGATTCAAGTGATGGCCTGCAAATTATACTTGAACCAGTTTTGAAATCCCCCATTCTTTTTCCCTGAAGTTAATTTAGGCAAATTGCAGTTAGTAAGATGAAAGAAATCTTTTTATCTCACTGCTAGCTAGCTCATATGCAACTCCAACGTGCAAATGAAGCATTTGCCATATTTTCGATTCTCAGAATAGGTTATAAAAGAAAACTCTTTGAAGGGATTATTTGTGAAGGGTCCCCACACGTGGATGGTGAAAGCAGAGAGAAAAAGAGTAGAGACAATTTGAACAGAGGAGAAGCTACCATGTGCTTACTTTAGTGAAAGTGAAGAGAGAAAGGCATGGCATAAAGCATACTTCTATATAAATAAGCCCCAGTCGGCGCACATCATCATCTTTGCTTTCGTCTTTCCCTATTCCCTTGTGGATTGCTTTCAACATTACTAATTTATCTATCTCTATAGAAATTTAGATGTTGATTATAGACCATATAATTAATAGATTCTGCATTGAAAATTTTTTactctatatttttaaaaaatattaaaattacctATTTGATTTGATAACTAAAGATATATCACTCACTAACTATAGATATCAGGTTCACTCTTTCAATCTCTTATCCATTTATATATATGCCTGATTTGCCAGTTTTGTGTCATTTTGAATACTAAATGAGAAAGAGTGAGGCTAAAACTCGGTAAAGTGGCTTGCAAGCACAATGGATTAGATTGatggaaagaaaaaaaaggactaTAGCAGTCCATAAATGGTAAATAAGGTAGTTTTAAAGTGTAACATGTGACAGCAGTTGTGAGATTAATGATTAATGAACCACATGTATGCTCATTAGTTCCGTAAAAGAGTACTAAAAAAATGGACCCAATGGGTGGACTTACGATAAAAGCAGTGGGGAGAGAAGTTATCCCCACCACTAGCTAAATTTATCCCCTTCTTAGTTGTTAGTTTTTCATTGTCCTCCACATATTTGGAGTAATTATATCACATGATTTCATAGAACGATTGTTGTATGGTTAAccccacaagtgcacggatcattaataagtaataaaataatgaatagagTATTATTTTCATGAGAAATTTGTAAATACCAAATTAAATAGCAAATTTTAACTATCTAGACTATCGAATATAATGACAATGAGAATTAACTAAAACTAATGAGAGTAATGAAAGTAAAGcaataaaataaacttaagaaAGTAATTAATAAAAACAATTTCAGAATTTGGGGTTTACACATCAACTTGTTATAAATCTAATTTCTCCTATTCGAcaaatttggaaaattatttctttgatggaaattaatcttaaaatatcttaaatcctctctcaaggcacctaaggtgtattttaattaatttgaatcctactttcatggtgatcaatcttaattaaaaccctttaagttctatgattaattatgaaacTCCACAAAGAACTCTAACCTATCTCTAGATCGGAAACTTCTAGGTTCAAAATCATGATTTTTcaatattaatctttaccttttaatctttcaattaatatcttatatcatgactaagtgggtaccaatacatagtatgcattaagaacacagaaaATTTGATCAAAGAAGAAAATCCAAATTTATTAGATAAAATTAATGTAGATTTATAACAAAAGTTGAATGTGCTAAATCCCTAAtcctaaaattaaaaaaacaacTTACTCATGGTGAATTTAacaatcaacataaaaataacatAAATGAACATAAacaattgaagaaataaaaaccAAGGAACCCAGAATGAAGATTTGCAGTCTTGAATTTTTAGAACTTCAGCTATGAATCCCTTCCTAGAGCCTTGGTGTGAATCTCTACAAGTTGCTAAAAGACTAGGGTTGTAATGTAAACTGACTTCCCTTTGACTTGTTTCTATTTTTTGTATTTATATTTGGTGTTAAAATATCTTGTTTCAGAGTCCTAAAAGCTTTAAAAGTTTATTCAGGTTGtgcaaaacaaagttggagccaagCAGGTAACTTTTCCGACGCATTTTACATGGGACATGTGGTACTACACGGGACAGGTCATGTAAGTCTATGGACTACCTTAAAACTTCAAATTTTAGGTATAACAGAAAGTTACACGAAATCAGGCAGGTACACAGGTCTCAATACAAGGGCCGTGTAATTTGGTTCCCGTAGCAGCAAGTTAGATGAGCTATGTTTcttagtacacgggccgtgtactttgTTCAGCAGTCTAATTTGAGTTTTTTGACTTTCAAACTTGTTTAAATGTCTTCTAGATTTTAGAAACTTACCAAAACAACTGATAAaacatagaaaataagaaattaagcCAAAACAACCAAAAATACCAAAAAGTAAGGAAGTTAACTAAAAACTGTGttattaactacataaatataatgAAAAGCAATATAAAAATGtcttaaaatacctatataaaacAAGTGTATCAATGATAAACCAATTATATAATGATAAATCATtgataataattctataaaataattttttcttatgtgttaaaataatttttttttttaaattataactaCATGGAGAGATATAATATATTTTCTCCGTTGTGATCCACCAATTGCCCTTGATAATTTGTCGTTATTAATTCTTCACTAATCCCTCTCCCTACAACAAGAAAGAAAAGAATTTAACCCTATGTTTGAacattatatgtatatatctttaAAAAATTATCAATGAAAAGGATGATATCAGAGTTTTAGCTTTGATATTCTGTATTAAACATTAAACATTTAATTACTAAATTATTAACTCAATAATTATATTAATGTGAGTTTTGAGTCGAAATAAATCCAGAAGAAAGGACAAATCCGATCGAGTTGTGATGGGTTAAAactttgatttcaattttcaacTGAAGGGAGCCTTTACACTTTTAGGCCCAATGTATTGTGGGCTGGGTCCATTTAAAATCCCCCATATCATCACTTATCAACTaactttttattttagtttaatcATGATTTCCAAATCCTTGCATATCCCTCTaatagaaaaaggaaaaaattacGGTTTTGGTACTCATTGATGTGAAGAATTAGCAAATAAGGAAAGAAATAAGGAAACCCAACTCAGAAAGACCCATTAATTGTTCTCAAATTGTCTGAGAAGATGTGAATATCCTTTCTATTTTTTTGCGGACGATTCAACTTTAGTTTCCACGAGGCTAAgccaaaaagaaaaaggaaatttaCAAAACTAAGAATAAATTTGCAAAGAGATTTAGtcttaattaaaaaattcaatcttatttagtcaaaaatttaatttttgacttATTTAATCTCGACTGAAAGTATAagaacttatttatttaatttgtttaaaataaaattatacaatTTTTAAAAGCAAAAAATCAAAGTGTTGAAAAAGTCACTTTGTGAATATTGCCAAGCTGCAAGATGACAGTTCCCTGAGATTATCATATTAGGCATAGAATAATATAGAGTTTTCACCATCATTCTGAAGTGGCTATTCTATTCATGTCTATGATAGCTAAGTTTTGTCCATAAATTTCATGATTAATCTCTTttccatatattttttttttcctgaataaacacttaattttaaaattagtattttcgaAAAAGCAATCAGTATAATGTATATAagagaagaaataaaatatacacactttagaaaaaaaattacagTGTGAATGATATAAAATGTAGAGTAGGGTGTTTTAGAAGGATAAAATTGTTGTTGGGGCTAAATTCGGGATTAAAATGGGCCAGCTCAATCTTGCttatattatgaaattaaaatggagattaataaatttgaatttttctccAAAGTTTTTGTTCAAATGGGTCAGTTTTGACCAAAGTCAGCCAATAACTTAAAACACATTTCAATTCTAATTTAAAATcagaattatataatttatattaaacatCTGTTGAAATAATCTAATAATCCATAATTGATGCTGGAAAATAGATTCAAACCTTTAAAAATTCTCAAAATGTTATATAAACGTTTGGACTAAGTTCCATAGCTTGACCCAATGAATGCGCAAACTCATTTTAGAAGACGATAATTCCATCAGGAAATTGTTGTGATTTTACCTGCAGATGGGTTTTGTTGGACCTCTCAAGAAACACGAAACTTGCAGGGTTTCTGTATTTGTGTTTAGTCAAAGAACTTTCaagattattattattgtttaattaggtactaattaattaattaattaataataataataatgaactgGCACTAATTAGCAGATTTACAGCACTCACGTAGTTGTCATTGACGCCCTTTAATTTTTTCCATTTGTCCAAGATTGTTAGTCTCTGTAAATCACTAGAATTATAATTAATTGCAATTTAAAATACTAATAATCAAAGATGatcatatatataataaaaatgaaaaccATTGAAGGACAGGGTCCAAGCTTGAAATAAAGTACTGTAAACGCGTTGTTTGGCCGTCTCAAATTATGTCCAAGAAGAAGCAGAAACCAGCTAAACCAAGTGGCACACTAAAAGACATATGGTATGTTAGAGAttttgcattaaaaaaaaaaaaaaaaaaaaagcaataagtTCTCAAATTATTCCTCATGAACTGCTCCTTCTTTATCCTTTCCTCATTAAGGGTCAATTGTTTAGTTGGAGGTATAGCTAGAACTAAATGAATAAGGCATGTGGATAGGACATTAGGAATACCTGAGAGACCTACCTACAACCCCAAGAAAACTTCCCTTTAGATGAAATAAGCAATTAGGTCACATGATGAGTATATTAATATCCACTATTCTCatgatatatatgtatatatcctAATTTCCCTCCAAAAAATTAAGAACAAGTTAATTGGTCTGCAACTTCAAGAATCATTTCTGAGTGTATATAACCATTTTGGGTGACTTACAATTGCAGCCCATCATCTCTCAAAGGAACATCAATTTTCCCAAGAGAAATAAACGCGGTTTTATAACAATCGTTTTCAATGCCTATATTTTGCTGATTATATCAATTAGAATCAACTTCTCATGTATATTTCAATTGCAATATTTGCATGTGTTCACATTATATAGATACTTAATAAGGATATGTATGATGTGATACGTAGGAAGATTTCACACTAGTAAATGTAAAGATCCCACTATGAGAATAATTGGCATTATTAAAACCACAAGTTAATTTTTGCTTTCTTTTTAAACAAAACATGGCTTGCTGtggtgaaatgaaaaattaaggaaaacacATTTTGAACAAAGTGATCCCACGCATAAATATCATGAGTAAATATAAACACTAAACCATTAATTAAAAGGGATCAATATTACTGCAATTAAAAAGTCACATCTTTCTCCCTCTTCCTCTTCTCTTTGTACGGGATTTTTAACTCTAATTAAGAAACATCAAAATAATTCGGGAGCTGCGAAAAAAGAGATAATATATAATGTTTTAAGAGatttatcttatttttttaagttaaattataatttttcaatatcAATATCATTAATTGTAATTGTAAATGTTATATAGTTATTTTGTTGACTGAATGAtgctttatttatatataaaagccATCAAGAATACGTAAGATAAAATCAAATTGATAGCAAAGTTAAGTAGTTAATTAGCCAATTTGCACACTAATTAACTTTGCGCAAATAATTAATGGTTAAGGCCTTAATGATAAAGTATATAGTTTCATTAAATAAGAATTTTGTTTATAcctaatttatcataaatttaagatacaaacatatgaaatttatatatttaatagataattCAATCATATATATGATATCTTAAATTTATTGTGGAtcgaatttaaataaaaaaaattacttattTGCTCACTTAGTTGTAGCTaaacagaaaaaaaaatggtGTGAAAATTCCAAGCATTGAGACACAGTTGCAAAACAACAAACGCGTTAAGAAAAGACCTTGATGCAGGAAAGCTACACGAGCTCAAATCCTAAGCAAATCAAAGGGTGGTGTGTGCGTGAGAGACAgaaagacagagagagagagagaaataaaatttattagataAATGGATCTATCGTAGAGCCGACCAGAAGGGAAGAGTCCTATAGCAAACGACAAAACAGTGTTTCTACAATTACAAATACTGAAATACACAAATTACAGTGAGAATGCCAATGTCTTCTAATTGTCTCTTTTTCATTGACCCTCACCTTTTCTTCTCTATATAGACTGTATCTTCTGTCCTTCCTTCCTCCCTCTTTTTTCCTAATCATCACTTTCACCAAATTCAGCTGCCAAAACCTTTACTTTGCCCCGTTAATCACGAGCTAGAATTATTGAATCTTGTTACAATCGATCACTAGAAATTCTTATTTCTCAATATGGGATCAGGGAAACAAGGAAGCTCAGAGACTTCAAGCGAAGAAAATGATCGGCAAGAGCAAGTCAAAGAAGATGCAGCCACTACCATTACTAACATTAGTGGTAGTAGGTCTAAACGCTCCTATGAATGCACTTTCTGCAAGAGAGGATTCACTAACGCGCAGGCCTTAGGAGGGCACATGAATATACATCGCAAAGATCGAGCCAAGACCAAGCAAGAAGTCACAGCAAGTTCTTCAATTTCAGGGAAAACCAATGAGGAATACATGAACCCTAATCATATGGGACCGATTTCAAGTGAATCCATGAACTACTATTCGATTTTGGAGGCTCAAAAGAATTATCTCATGTATTTTCGTCCATCCGGGTCGTCTAGCCCTAGTCTTCCACACGGTTATTACCATGGAAGTGATTTTCTTGTCCCAAGTCATCAGTCTTCGAGCATGAATGAAGAACTTTTGGGTGCGAATTTGAGCTTGCAAATCGGGTCCAGTCATTTAGAAGACAATGAAATGAACAGGGAAGTTTCAAAAGAAGATGAAGTGGATTTGGAGCTTCGACTTGGTCATGATCGGTAATCGATCACCTTTGCCCATTACCCTAAGCGCCAAATATCAGGAAAACATGCTCGCTGTACAGGAGAGGGTATAATTTACAGGTAGTATACTTGATAGAGTGCAAAAGTAGATTGCAAGAACTTGGTGGTGCATATTACCCTTCTATATAGGTATTATATGTTGATGTAAGACTTTATTGAGATTGAACCTTTTtaaaggcagacattttggtgaAGCATGGATGGACAAAAAAATAGTACTGGTTCAAAATTGCAATTCCATGGAAGATGCATCACAAAATGAGGTCATATTCAGTTGCTTGAGGTAATTAATTAAGTATATATATTGTATTGTTTGTTTTTTAATTAAGTACAAAGAAAATTCTTACTAGAGAGCTATCTACTTTATATTCCATTTTGATTTTCTACACTACATGCTTATATTCTTGTTTTTTCTTTGTTCTATCAATCAAGGATAAGATATCTTTTTTGCTTGTAACAATATACAGAAATGCATTTTTAGTTTTCACTTACTTTTCATATATAGCTAGAACAGCTTCTTATTGAAATGATTTCGTTTCTGGGTATCACTCAAACACTAAACAAGAAGGCAAGAAAACAACTTCTTTGGAATGTTGAACTTTATATTTCTTTATATCTGGCATAGCATCATTAATGACAAGAAAACAACTTCTTTGGAATGTTGAATGAAGAAATGTAAAATTGTTTTAATAGGACTCCTCTAGGGCACCTGAGGTTGCAAATAGATTGTAGGGATCAAGAAATGCTTATTGCTTAATATATATCTTTGTTTTCAATCAATTTCTTGAAAATCGTCTCTTTTAATCTGACACTACAACCATATATGAAAATGAGGTACTGCTACAAACGATTCAAATTGGTAGCATACATATCCTTGGGACTTTCTGTAGATTTCCATAAATTCTAAGCTTGTGCTTGGATAAAAGAATTTGAAATATGAAATTTGAATTTGATAaaagtataaattttatttttcctaaGCTAGGTATAGTTGGATTAaattttatagattagcaaggaggagagaaaggaaatgtcaagatctcaatcaagttaggtgcattaaggataaagaaggaaaagtgttggtgaaaaatgaggacattaaagaaagatggagaaattattttaatgatctctttaataatagttaaaatggtaatagcgtgaatatagattatagaacaacagaaaagaatgtgaattgtactagaaggattagatctttagaaataaaggaagcatttaagagaatgaaaatggataaagcctgtggacctgatgaaataccaattgaagtgtggaagtgtttgggagatatgggagtggcatagttaactaaattatttaataagattctaaactcaaaaaaaatgcctgatgaatggagaaatagtattttagtacctatttttaaaaataagggagacatacagagttgctcaaactataggggaattaaactcatgagccatactatgaagttgtgggagagagttgtggagcatcaacTACATCATGAtatttctatctctctcaatcaatttggtttcatgcccggtcgttcaactatggaagcgatctttctcattagaagcttgatagagaaatatagagatgtcaagaaagatctacacatggtttttattgatttggaaaaggcttatgatagtattccaagagatgtcttgtgAAATgtattagaacaaaagagggtatctattagggacatacaagtgttgaaagatatgtatgaaggagcaactactattgtgcacacagtgagaggggacacaagagatttttcaatctcaattggattacaccaaggatcagccataagtccttacctttttacattaattttagatgaattgacgaaacatatacaagagagtatttcttggtgcatgatgtttgcggatgatattgttttgatagatgagacacgaaaaggagtcaatagaaagccagAACTtttgagaagtactctagagtcaaagggttttaagttaagtagaatgaagacagaatacatgcattataagttcagtgaaggccaaactggtgatagggaaggagttagtttgaatggagtggtattgtcccaaaataatcactttaaatatctaggctcagtccttcaagtagataagggatgtgaggaggatgttagtcataggattaaagccggatggttgaagtggatgcgtgccacaggagttttatgtgatcgtaagatccccaataagttgaaaggaaaattttaccatacagtcata belongs to Hevea brasiliensis isolate MT/VB/25A 57/8 chromosome 4, ASM3005281v1, whole genome shotgun sequence and includes:
- the LOC110642103 gene encoding zinc finger protein 10-like, whose amino-acid sequence is MGSGKQGSSETSSEENDRQEQVKEDAATTITNISGSRSKRSYECTFCKRGFTNAQALGGHMNIHRKDRAKTKQEVTASSSISGKTNEEYMNPNHMGPISSESMNYYSILEAQKNYLMYFRPSGSSSPSLPHGYYHGSDFLVPSHQSSSMNEELLGANLSLQIGSSHLEDNEMNREVSKEDEVDLELRLGHDR